The proteins below come from a single Mya arenaria isolate MELC-2E11 chromosome 6, ASM2691426v1 genomic window:
- the LOC128236929 gene encoding baculoviral IAP repeat-containing protein 7-like — MYSVKRVLIIIFLVLYINWSNKNSCRDYPKVLMCFQRRIYEQNTDKGARRIGTYRWKENAKTISSKETTDTYWPEFRANMHITVSRRCYECVGRLDMLDSNQTNRSRMTMGLGTSPNTLMVNNNRNEFIIFVKGTFSKLHIASQIESAVIMLCFCYAIRINGQNSAHMDNGVKYLLDNTSSKIVDIIQEAKRLKQQTTKYLYMNSYKPVTRQIKCFPLLRQNLHMEQEWNRLVSFNNFPEDNSEMSFIRLSQSGFFYTGERDIVECFSCGVKNNKWPHEVSVADTHRNISPDCAFMTGKDESNIPIHPAVKSNGNECNSACSRSIDEHTASYDETHEQETAFKNSKSENHPVNHREPKTEIINTLTSNAKYPEYAIKRRRYDTFHTWAFSHIVPSQSLVECGLFHTGVSDCVRCFSCGGGMRNWEHGDDPWIEHARWFPNCQYVKQCKGQGFIDACLLTNGLASFGHSETAANQRYIDEQTLFPETVSASTSSIVPIGNNENRTLIKELQEMGFSESLIDEALLQLSNTTDSFLARKEEVIEYLLTSQSSTANHESEQQELSGLFRQSDELNSNITDREGSSSNIDRTEINQKPEAASSNTFKAEQCKAMNGLSEVKQKLSDENELLKQQMICKVCMDNDACMVFLPCGHMVTCTECAHALRKCAICRSVIKGTVRTFMS, encoded by the exons ATGTATTCTGTAAAAAGAGTGttgataatcatttttttagttttatacatTAATTGGAGTAACAAGAACAGTTGCAGAGATTATCCAAAAGTGCTGATGTGTTTCCAAAGACGGATATATGAACAAAATACCGACAAAGGGGCTAGAAGGATAGGTACGTATCGATGGAAAGAAAATGCCAAAACGATTTCATCGAAAGAAACCACAGATACTTATTGGCCCGAATTTCGTGCTAACATGCATATCACGGTTTCTAGGAGATGTTACGAATGTGTTGGACGCTTGGACATGTTGGATTCTAATCAAACGAATAGAAGTAGAATGACTATGGGACTCGGAACTTCACCAAATACGTTAATGGTAAATAACAATagaaatgaatttattatttttgttaaaggaACTTTTTCTAAATTGCATATCGCAAGTCAGATTGAAAGCGCAGTAATAATGCTGTGTTTTTGCTACGCTATAAGAATAAATGGACAAAATAGTGCACACATGGACAATGGGGTTAAGTATCTTTTGGACAATACCAGTTCAAAAATAGTGGATATTATACAGgaagcaaaacgtttaaaacagcAAACCACGAAATACCTTTATATGAACTCCTATAAACCTGTTACTcgacaaataaaatgtttcccCTTGCTCAGACAAAATCTGCACATGGAACAGGAATGGAATAGACTCGTTTCTTTCAATAATTTCCCAGAAGACAATTCAGAAATGAGTTTTATTCGACTCTCACAAAGTGGGTTCTTCTACACAGGGGAGAGAGATATTGTCGAATGTTTTAGCTGTGGtgttaaaaacaacaagtggCCACATGAAGTATCAGTTGCTGACACACACAGGAACATATCACCAGACTGTGCGTTTATGACTGGAAAAGATGAGTCAAATATTCCTATTCATCCCGCAGTTAAATCAAATGGAAATGAGTGTAATTCCGCTTGCTCCAGGTCTATTGACGAACATACTGCGTCTTATGATGAGACACATGAACAAGAGACAGCTTTCAAAAATAGCAAATCGGAAAACCACCCAGTGAATCATCGGGAACcaaaaacagaaattattaACACACTTACCAGTAACGCTAAGTATCCTGAATATGCAATAAAACGTCGAAGATATGACACATTTCACACATGGGCGTTTTCGCATATTGTTCCATCACAATCTCTCGTAGAGTGTGGACTTTTTCATACAG GGGTTTCAGACTGTGTCCGTTGCTTCTCCTGTGGAGGGGGCATGCGCAACTGGGAACATGGTGACGATCCCTGGATTGAGCACGCACGCTGGTTCCCGAACTGTCAATACGTTAAACAATGCAAAGGTCAGGGATTTATCGATGCGTGTCTTCTGACAAACGGGCTTGCAAGCTTCGGTCACTCAGAAACGGCTGCAAATCAAAGGTATATAGATGAACAAACACTTTTTCCGGAAACTGTATCCGCATCTACAAGTAGCATTGTGCCGATTGGAAATAATGAAAACAGAACCCTGATAAAAGAACTGCAGGAAATGGGATTTTCAGAAAGTTTAATTGACGAAGCGCTGTTGCAGCTATCAAACACCACAG ATTCATTTTTAGCGAGGAAAGAAGAGGTAATAGAGTATTTACTGACATCCCAAAGCAGTACAGCCAATCATGAATCCGAACAGCAGGAACTTTCAGGCTTATTCCGACAATCGGATGAACTCAACTCGAATATCACAGACAGAGAAGGAAGCTCAAGTAACATAGACCGCACGGAGATAAACCAGAAACCTGAAGCAGCATCGAGCAACACATTTAAAGCCGAACAATGCAAAGCAATGAATGGTTTATCTGAAG TAAAGCAGAAGTTATCCGACGAAAACGAGTTATTGAAACAACAGATGATATGCAAGGTCTGCATGGACAACGACGCCTGCATGGTCTTCCTCCCGTGCGGTCACATGGTGACATGCACTGAATGTGCGCACGCACTCCGAAAATGCGCCATCTGTCGGTCTGTCATTAAAGGCACTGTTAGGACGTTTATGTCGTAG
- the LOC128237516 gene encoding baculoviral IAP repeat-containing protein 7-A-like, translating to MYFLIKVFLFIITCTISLCLYWGDKQNCRELSNGRDFVERWENATTTCVGHMDMMESVKMNRSQFTTGIEISKNTLNGNNDTHDLWLFVKGTIPELPIEKHLDSAILMLCFCYVKIKHGPTSPHIDHEMNNVLDLFSSKIGDCVREAAKNTKQHMTRDLYTNFFEPAARHIQCFPLSRDNQHMEQEWNRFASFNKFPVDNPDISFIRLSQSGFFYTGDKDIVQCFSCGVTNNEWPREVSVDDTHRNISPDCAFITGKDESNIAIHSANESSGNQGNSACSVGPNEEVTPCHNHGKPEYINRNELENDNGDHQENGRKMVRREISDSTNTAKYPEYANTRKRHDTFKEWAYSHIVSSKHLVECGLFHTGVADCVRCFFCGGGMRNWEHGDDPWIEHARWFPHCQYVKQCKGQEFIDTCLQTSGLESFGNSDTDTDQRYIDQQTLFEDTESASASSIVPSESNDNRTLIKELQEMGFSANSIDEALLQPTHNTDSYIARKEEVIDYLLTYQSAAANHETEHVEEHNLNITGWEQSSNITDREHSSNINDREQISNITDRKQSSNITDKEQISNITDSTKSIQSPEAASKNTFPAEQRRATGLDEAKQKLSEENESLKQQMMCKVCMDNDASMVFLPCGHMVTCTECAHALRKCAICRTVIKGTVRAFMS from the exons atgtattttttgattAAAGTGttcttatttattataacatgtaCTATAAGCTTATGCCTGTATTGGGGTGACAAGCAAAATTGCAGAGAACTTTCAAATGGACGGGATTTTGTCGAAAGATGGGAAAATGCAACTACGACATGTGTTGGACATATGGATATGATGGAATCTGTCAAAATGAACAGAAGTCAATTCACAACTGGAATTGAAATTTCCAAGAATACATTAAATGGAAATAACGATACACATGATTTGTGGCTTTTTGTTAAAGGAACCATCCCGGAGTTACCTATCGAAAAGCATCTTGACAGTGCAATACTAATGCTGTGTTTCTGCTAcgtgaaaataaaacatggacCAACCAGTCCACACATTGACCATGAGATGAATAATGTTTTGGACCTTTTCAGTTCAAAAATAGGGGATTGCGTACGGGAAGCGGCCAAAAATACTAAACAACATATGACGAGAGACCTTTATACGAATTTCTTTGAGCCTGCCGCTCGACATATTCAATGTTTCCCATTGAGCAGAGACAATCAACACATGGAACAAGAATGGAACAGATTCGCATCGTTTAATAAATTTCCGGTGGACAATCCAGACATCAGTTTCATCCGACTTTCACAAAGTGGGTTTTTCTACACAGGGGACAAAGATATCGTACAGTGCTTCAGTTGTGGTGTTACAAATAACGAGTGGCCACGTGAAGTATCAGTTGATGACACACACCGGAATATATCACCAGATTGTGCCTTTATAACTGGAAAAGATGAATCAAATATCGCTATTCATTCCGCAAATGAGTCAAGTGGAAATCAGGGTAATTCCGCTTGTAGTGTTGGGCCCAATGAAGAAGTTACTCCGTGTCATAATCATGGAAAACCAGagtatataaatagaaatgaaCTTGAAAACGATAATGGAGATCATCAAGAAAATGGAAGGAAAATGGTTCGAAGGGAAATTAGCGACTCAACCAATACAGCTAAATATCCCGAGTATGCAAATACACGTAAAAGACACGACACTTTTAAGGAATGGGCGTATTCACATATTGTTTCATCAAAACACCTCGTAGAGTGTGGTCTTTTTCATACAG gGGTCGCAGACTGCGTCCGCTGCTTCTTCTGCGGAGGGGGCATGCGTAACTGGGAACATGGTGACGATCCCTGGATTGAGCACGCGCGATGGTTCCCGCACTGCCAATACGTTAAACAGTGCAAAGGGCAGGAATTTATCGATACGTGTCTTCAGACAAGCGGGCTTGAAAGCTTCGGTAACTCAGACACGGATACAGATCAACGGTATATTgaccaacaaacactttttgAGGACACTGAATCTGCATCTGCAAGTAGTATTGTGCCGAGTGAAAGTAATGATAATAGAACCCTTATAAAGGAGCTACAAGAGATGGGATTTTCAGCAAATTCAATTGACGAAGCGCTGTTGCAGCCAACACACAACACAG ACTCCTATATAGCGAGAAAAGAGGAGGTGATAGATTATTTACTGACCTACCAAAGCGCTGCGGCCAATCATGAGACCGAACATGTGGAGGAACACAACTTGAATATCACAGGCTGGGAGCAAAGCTCGAATATCACCGACAGAGAACATAGCTCGAATATCAACGACAGAGAACAAATCTCGAATATCACCGACAGAAAACAAAGCTCAAATATCACTGATAAAGAGCAAATCTCGAATATCACCGACAGCACAAAGTCAATACAAAGTCCAGAAGCAGCATCGAAAAATACATTTCCAGCAGAACAACGAAGAGCGACTGGTTTAGACGAAG CTAAGCAGAAGTTATCCGAAGAAAACGAGTCCTTGAAACAACAGATGATGTGCAAGGTCTGCATGGACAACGACGCCAGCATGGTTTTCCTTCCGTGCGGTCACATGGTGACATGCACTGAATGTGCGCACGCACTCCGAAAATGCGCCATCTGTCGGACAGTCATAAAAGGCACTGTTAGGGCGTTTATGTCATAA